One Desulfobotulus mexicanus genomic window, CACAGCGGTTTTGGGATTGTTGCCCGGCCCCCAGGGTCTGTCCGGGAACATATTTTCGGGCATGTCTTCAATGAGGGTATCAAAAACCACACAATAACTGCCTGTACTTACCATCGGCCCATAGGCATTAAGCTCCGCAAGCACATGGTCATGGGTATGCATGGAATCCAGACAGACAAGAATGCACTGATACTTCTTTGCCACATCATGCACCTTTGCAATGATGCATGGGTCATAGCAGGCTTTTTTTACAATCCTCTTACCACGGCTTCGGATATTCCC contains:
- a CDS encoding cephalosporin hydroxylase family protein; translated protein: GNIRSRGKRIVKKACYDPCIIAKVHDVAKKYQCILVCLDSMHTHDHVLAELNAYGPMVSTGSYCVVFDTLIEDMPENMFPDRPWGPGNNPKTAVWEYLKTHPEFEMDRDIQHKLLITVAPDGYLKKIA